In the Chlorobium limicola DSM 245 genome, one interval contains:
- a CDS encoding cation-translocating P-type ATPase has translation MTNELWHTLTSEAVLGSLGVTSSGLGSAEADRRIRKYGPNILQSKKGVSPWRLLLDQFKNVLILTLLLATVLSAFLGHGLEAVAITVIVLFAVLLGFIQEFRAEKAIDALRSMAAPQARVIRDGREQLVPASEVVPGDMVMLAAGDRIPADARLVVSVNLQVEEASLTGESLPSGKDAGALSPGNAGIGDRGNMVFAGTAVSYGRGSAVVVATGMQTEFGRIAALLQRVETEKTPLQKNLDKVGAALARAALVIVLVIVALGLFRGQSFIDMLIFGIALAVAVVPEALPAVVTISLALGVQRMVKRNALMRRLPVVETLGSTTVICSDKTGTLTRDEMTVRALYTSGLMVEVGGSGYIPQGGFTVAGDGPLPDSLFRFLTAGVLCSDARLLKNEEGEWDIKGDPTEGALLVAAVKAGLDIAELQARFPRLDEQPFSSETKRMITLHDEGGAPNAFIKGAPEVILQDSATVMMPEALIPLDTAMKERLLAEAEAMGRKALRVLALAENSVSSIGMASVGMTFLGFAGMIDPPRPEAAEAVQRCIEAGIRPVMITGDHPVTAEAIARELGILRDGRVVEGTALQEMSDEELRRSVDGISVFARVAPEHKLRIVDALQKNGEIVAMTGDGVNDAPALKKADIGISMGITGTDVSKEASAMMLTDDNFASIVAAVEEGRGIYDNIRKYLIYLLSSNIGELGLMAGASLFGMPLPLTAVQILYVNLATDGLPALALAVDPPEKDIMKRRPNDPRQGIFTRPVLALMLAGGIWSTLVNLSLFNWALHSGRPVREAMTMTFVSLVLIQFFKAYNFRSETRPLYSRPFANRWLNLAILWELILLVLIIAVPFLRIPFSTFCLTAEDWLIVLLSSLTVVPVIELVKLMIRKGVIQKDK, from the coding sequence ATGACGAATGAACTCTGGCATACCCTGACTTCAGAGGCAGTGCTCGGCAGCCTCGGCGTAACTTCGTCCGGGCTTGGTTCAGCCGAGGCGGATCGCCGTATTCGGAAGTATGGCCCGAACATCCTGCAGTCGAAGAAGGGCGTCAGCCCATGGAGGCTTCTGCTCGACCAGTTTAAAAACGTTCTGATTCTTACCCTGCTTCTGGCCACCGTGCTGTCGGCTTTTCTCGGTCACGGACTCGAAGCTGTCGCGATTACGGTGATTGTGCTCTTCGCCGTGCTGCTCGGTTTCATTCAGGAGTTCAGGGCGGAAAAAGCCATCGATGCGCTCCGGAGCATGGCGGCTCCGCAGGCAAGAGTGATCCGCGACGGCAGGGAACAGCTCGTTCCGGCTTCAGAGGTCGTGCCCGGAGATATGGTGATGCTCGCCGCTGGCGACAGAATACCTGCCGATGCCCGGTTGGTCGTATCGGTCAATCTGCAGGTAGAGGAGGCCTCCCTGACCGGCGAATCCCTGCCCTCCGGGAAGGATGCCGGTGCGCTTTCGCCCGGAAATGCCGGAATCGGGGATCGAGGGAACATGGTGTTCGCCGGAACCGCGGTGAGTTACGGCCGCGGATCGGCAGTGGTGGTGGCTACCGGCATGCAGACCGAGTTCGGCAGGATAGCCGCTTTGCTCCAGCGGGTCGAAACGGAAAAAACCCCGCTGCAGAAAAATCTCGACAAGGTAGGCGCGGCGCTTGCCCGGGCCGCGCTGGTTATCGTTCTGGTGATCGTGGCTCTCGGCCTTTTCCGCGGCCAGTCGTTTATCGATATGCTCATTTTCGGCATAGCGCTGGCTGTGGCTGTAGTGCCCGAAGCGCTTCCTGCCGTTGTCACCATATCGCTGGCGCTTGGTGTACAGCGTATGGTCAAGCGCAACGCCCTCATGCGGAGGCTGCCGGTCGTCGAAACGCTTGGCAGCACCACGGTGATCTGTTCCGATAAAACCGGTACGCTGACCCGCGACGAAATGACTGTCCGGGCGCTCTACACCTCGGGTTTAATGGTCGAGGTCGGGGGATCGGGCTATATTCCGCAAGGCGGCTTTACGGTTGCAGGCGATGGGCCCCTTCCCGACAGTCTGTTCCGCTTTCTCACGGCTGGCGTGCTCTGCAGCGACGCCCGGCTACTGAAAAACGAAGAGGGCGAGTGGGATATCAAGGGCGACCCCACCGAAGGTGCGCTTTTGGTGGCGGCAGTGAAAGCCGGACTTGACATCGCGGAGTTGCAGGCGCGTTTTCCCCGCCTCGACGAGCAACCTTTCTCTTCGGAAACGAAGCGCATGATAACCCTGCATGACGAAGGCGGCGCACCGAACGCTTTCATCAAAGGCGCACCTGAAGTGATTCTTCAGGACAGTGCGACGGTGATGATGCCCGAAGCTCTCATCCCTCTGGATACCGCCATGAAGGAACGCCTGCTTGCCGAAGCCGAAGCCATGGGCCGAAAAGCGCTGCGGGTGCTCGCCCTTGCCGAAAACTCCGTCTCCTCTATCGGGATGGCTTCCGTCGGCATGACCTTTCTCGGATTCGCCGGCATGATCGATCCTCCGAGACCCGAAGCTGCGGAAGCCGTGCAGCGATGCATCGAGGCCGGCATCCGCCCGGTCATGATCACCGGCGACCATCCGGTCACGGCCGAAGCCATCGCCCGCGAACTCGGCATTCTCCGGGACGGCAGGGTGGTTGAGGGAACGGCGCTGCAGGAGATGAGCGATGAGGAGCTGCGCCGCTCAGTCGATGGCATCAGCGTGTTCGCCCGTGTTGCTCCCGAACACAAGCTCCGCATTGTCGATGCCCTGCAGAAAAACGGCGAGATCGTAGCCATGACCGGTGATGGGGTCAACGACGCTCCTGCGCTGAAAAAAGCCGATATCGGCATTTCCATGGGTATTACCGGCACCGATGTATCCAAGGAAGCTTCGGCCATGATGCTGACCGACGACAACTTCGCTTCGATTGTTGCGGCGGTTGAAGAGGGGAGGGGAATTTATGACAACATCAGGAAATATCTGATCTACCTGCTCTCGTCGAACATCGGCGAACTGGGTCTTATGGCTGGCGCTTCGCTGTTTGGCATGCCTTTGCCGCTCACCGCCGTACAGATCCTGTACGTCAATCTCGCCACCGACGGTCTTCCCGCCCTTGCGCTTGCCGTCGATCCGCCCGAAAAGGATATCATGAAACGCCGCCCGAACGATCCCCGTCAGGGCATTTTCACCCGCCCGGTGCTTGCGCTCATGCTTGCCGGAGGTATCTGGTCCACTTTGGTGAACCTATCGCTTTTCAACTGGGCGCTTCACTCCGGTCGCCCTGTACGTGAGGCGATGACCATGACTTTCGTCTCTCTGGTGCTGATCCAGTTTTTCAAGGCATACAATTTCCGTTCCGAAACCCGTCCGCTCTATTCAAGACCATTCGCCAATCGGTGGCTGAATCTCGCCATCCTGTGGGAGCTGATCCTGCTGGTTCTCATCATCGCGGTTCCTTTTCTTCGGATACCCTTCAGCACCTTCTGCCTTACGGCCGAAGACTGGCTTATCGTGCTGCTTTCGTCTCTCACGGTCGTACCGGTCATCGAACTGGTGAAGCTTATGATCCGCAAAGGGGTGATTCAGAAAGACAAGTAA
- a CDS encoding amino acid permease, whose amino-acid sequence MKNSFRKKPLSQLLDEVNGENRLNRILGPVALTSLGVGAIIGTGIFVLIGVAAHDKAGPAVSLSFAVAGLACIFAALCYAEFASMVPVAGSAYTYAYATLGELFAWIIGWDLILEYAVASATVAHGWSHYFQDFIGIFGLGVPAAFSRAPLDFDPETGMLVLTGSLFDLPAVLIVGIITVILVKGIRESSGFNTAMVIIKVAIVLLVIVLGSQYVDPANWQPFAPFGYSGLSVFGHLVLGEPGLGGAPVGVLAGAAMIFFAYIGFDSISTHAEEARNPQKDIPIGIISSLIVCTVLYIAVATVITGMVPYNEINIDAPVSHAFSRVGLGWAHFIISLGAIAGITSVLLVMMLSQPRIFLAMARDGLLPKNIFGAIHEKFRTPWKSTILTGIFVAVMGGLLPLRLLAELVNIGTLFAFVVVCAAVLIMRRKHPEAERPFKVPFMPFVPIAGILTCLLLMFSLPAENWIRLLVWLLIGITIYFFYGRHHSELNKAH is encoded by the coding sequence TTGAAGAACAGTTTCAGGAAAAAACCACTTTCGCAGTTACTCGATGAAGTTAACGGCGAAAACCGTCTGAACAGGATTCTCGGCCCTGTTGCGCTCACCAGCCTTGGTGTCGGAGCCATCATCGGCACAGGCATTTTCGTGCTTATCGGCGTCGCTGCGCATGACAAGGCTGGTCCAGCTGTCTCGCTTTCTTTTGCGGTCGCAGGACTTGCCTGTATTTTCGCGGCGCTCTGCTATGCCGAGTTCGCCTCGATGGTTCCCGTCGCCGGTTCCGCCTACACTTACGCCTACGCTACCCTCGGCGAACTTTTCGCCTGGATTATCGGATGGGATCTCATTCTTGAATATGCTGTCGCATCAGCGACGGTTGCGCATGGATGGTCGCACTATTTTCAGGACTTCATAGGCATATTCGGGCTCGGGGTTCCCGCGGCCTTTTCCCGAGCACCGCTTGATTTCGATCCTGAAACCGGTATGCTTGTGCTCACCGGATCGCTTTTCGACCTGCCTGCCGTGCTTATTGTCGGCATCATCACAGTAATTCTCGTCAAGGGCATAAGGGAGAGTTCGGGCTTCAATACCGCTATGGTTATCATCAAGGTAGCTATCGTCCTGCTTGTCATCGTGCTCGGTTCTCAATATGTCGATCCTGCAAACTGGCAGCCATTCGCGCCGTTCGGTTATTCAGGTCTGAGTGTTTTCGGACACCTCGTGCTTGGCGAACCCGGACTCGGAGGGGCACCGGTAGGCGTGCTGGCCGGTGCGGCCATGATCTTTTTCGCCTATATCGGCTTCGATTCAATTTCCACCCATGCCGAAGAGGCAAGAAATCCCCAGAAAGACATTCCCATCGGCATCATTTCTTCGCTCATCGTCTGTACCGTACTCTATATAGCCGTTGCTACGGTCATCACCGGTATGGTTCCCTACAACGAAATCAACATCGACGCTCCGGTGTCGCACGCTTTCAGCAGGGTGGGTCTCGGATGGGCGCATTTCATCATCTCACTGGGAGCGATAGCAGGCATCACCTCCGTGCTGCTTGTCATGATGCTGAGCCAGCCGCGCATTTTCCTTGCAATGGCGCGCGACGGTCTGCTGCCGAAAAACATCTTCGGGGCCATTCACGAGAAGTTCAGGACCCCCTGGAAATCCACAATTCTCACCGGCATTTTCGTTGCCGTCATGGGTGGGCTGCTACCGCTCCGTCTGCTTGCCGAACTGGTCAATATCGGTACACTTTTCGCCTTTGTGGTCGTCTGCGCCGCAGTGCTTATCATGCGTCGCAAACATCCGGAAGCTGAACGCCCTTTCAAAGTCCCGTTTATGCCGTTCGTACCCATAGCCGGCATTCTTACCTGCCTGCTGCTCATGTTCTCGCTACCTGCCGAAAACTGGATCAGGTTGCTGGTCTGGCTTCTTATCGGCATTACTATTTACTTCTTTTACGGAAGGCACCACAGCGAGCTGAACAAGGCGCACTGA
- a CDS encoding patatin-like protein, with the protein MSNSLKSETRFAVVMYGGVSLAIYMNGIAQELLRMVRATATRRGDDTPLIPYCKLDRGESVYRKIAYQLAGNTDPENIRILLKNDAPLTRKFTIDVISGTSAGGINGIFLAKALATGLKIDELKNLWISEGDASLLINDKNSTKKTGLKLRKEPRSLFNSQRMYQKLLEAFEKMEGKDNDTSAAEPYIDELDLFVTATDILGLTLPLKLSDSTVYERKHQTVFRFSCSRSGSRYWNDFVADNNPMLAFAARSTSSFPFAFEPVMLRDIDEVLKNKRYKEEYFSTGKRWKRFFKNYPEIASSGTVGYQLRSFGDGGYLDNKPFSYAIETISARHSDYPIQRKLLYIEPVPDHPESASENEERPNAFENTIDALLKLPRYETIREDLEKIIERNRLTERIERIIRNLDRDKSESRWSPAYKALYREWETRKERSAGTVFTEPEPLWAKSLLNDREWALLDLADMTLRKGPGYVAYHRLEIEAVTDDFGKLLARVGGFDENSDTVFVFRNLLKAWRSKMFVEYRSEENSSEKPPKTMNSFLHSFDLTFPLRRLHFLKRQIDRLYLMDDDALERDAASWPEQILPDDRLWIQSFRDELLSIRKTVVRMQVMLTDVGRKLRSRFRSEGDDTEASLRVKPVYELVERLVQILSSSPEILAAETQSCRRKGLGVTCTIGSPGELENSFRHVIDFFLDKNQYSKSGSGNPEGADSRGVTEEQDSEVKARSFLDRNQPVFRLFDEIGEAIEMPMRIAIEKSDEACRNILFMDTNGIAATPGQMAARLMMRAYYKNYSDYDMVLFPILYGTGVGEGGRIDVSRISPEDATFLVDERQSGLRKLAGSAFGSFGAFMEERWRRNDIMWGQLDGAERIIATLIPDREEAEKYIGEIQAAIVLDTIQVMGRNEAKDLLVETFMRPDSGKPEPEKVSAFIRTLQKYAGQAGCQGTEVSDVPEDLDERELRDHYLRIFSANNGLEPERALKNAARATTVTGKILSGIADQYGIADKKYLSVITRAGTFLLWLVEAAVPRSMTSLVFKHWLKLLYLFEVLLLAAGFLFLNEHVQRLGLTIAGVTAALHIAFLWVRDIVLSRKRVSMALGSILVVLVLVLFVSGLAIIFAVTGASGDLWSVFEALHDWFTITKSA; encoded by the coding sequence ATGTCAAATTCGCTGAAATCCGAAACCCGATTCGCCGTCGTGATGTACGGTGGCGTTTCACTTGCGATTTACATGAACGGTATTGCGCAGGAGCTGTTGCGAATGGTTCGGGCAACTGCTACCCGGAGAGGCGATGATACACCTCTTATTCCTTATTGCAAGCTTGACAGGGGTGAATCGGTGTACCGCAAAATAGCCTATCAGCTTGCCGGCAATACCGATCCTGAGAACATCCGGATTCTTCTGAAAAACGATGCCCCCCTTACAAGAAAATTTACTATCGACGTCATTTCCGGCACCTCGGCAGGCGGTATCAACGGCATATTTCTTGCAAAGGCTCTTGCGACGGGACTTAAAATCGATGAACTCAAGAATCTCTGGATCAGTGAAGGCGATGCGAGCCTGCTTATCAACGATAAAAACTCGACGAAAAAAACCGGATTGAAACTCAGGAAAGAGCCCCGATCTCTTTTCAACAGCCAGAGAATGTACCAGAAGCTTCTCGAGGCTTTTGAGAAAATGGAAGGGAAGGATAATGACACATCAGCAGCAGAGCCCTACATTGATGAACTCGACCTCTTTGTGACAGCAACCGATATTCTCGGTCTTACTCTTCCTCTAAAGCTATCCGATTCGACGGTATACGAACGAAAGCACCAGACTGTGTTCCGTTTTTCATGTTCCCGATCCGGCAGCAGATACTGGAACGATTTTGTAGCCGATAACAACCCCATGCTTGCCTTTGCAGCCCGTTCAACCTCTTCATTTCCATTTGCCTTCGAGCCGGTAATGCTGAGGGATATCGACGAAGTACTTAAGAACAAGCGATACAAGGAGGAGTATTTTTCAACCGGAAAACGGTGGAAAAGATTTTTTAAAAACTATCCGGAAATAGCTTCCTCCGGAACTGTCGGTTATCAGTTGCGCTCTTTCGGAGATGGAGGCTACCTCGACAATAAGCCCTTTTCTTATGCGATCGAAACCATATCGGCAAGGCATTCCGATTACCCGATTCAACGTAAACTGCTTTATATAGAACCCGTTCCCGATCATCCTGAATCAGCCAGCGAAAACGAGGAGCGTCCCAACGCTTTTGAAAACACGATCGATGCATTGCTGAAGCTTCCCCGGTATGAAACCATTCGGGAAGATCTTGAAAAAATCATTGAACGAAACCGGTTGACCGAGAGGATCGAACGCATCATCAGAAATCTGGATCGCGACAAGAGCGAATCAAGATGGTCGCCCGCCTATAAAGCGCTGTACAGAGAATGGGAAACCAGAAAGGAGCGGAGTGCCGGAACTGTTTTTACCGAACCTGAACCGCTATGGGCAAAATCGCTGTTGAACGACAGGGAGTGGGCCTTGCTCGATCTTGCCGATATGACTCTCCGTAAAGGTCCCGGATACGTGGCGTATCACAGGCTCGAGATCGAAGCGGTAACCGACGATTTCGGAAAGCTGCTTGCAAGAGTCGGCGGCTTCGATGAAAATTCAGATACTGTTTTCGTTTTCAGAAATCTCCTTAAAGCATGGCGGTCGAAGATGTTTGTGGAGTACCGCAGTGAAGAGAACTCATCTGAAAAGCCGCCTAAAACCATGAACTCGTTTCTGCACTCGTTCGATCTTACTTTTCCGCTCAGAAGGCTTCATTTTCTCAAACGGCAGATCGACCGTCTCTACCTGATGGATGACGATGCACTGGAGCGAGACGCAGCAAGCTGGCCGGAGCAGATCTTGCCGGATGATCGTTTATGGATACAGTCCTTCAGGGATGAACTGCTTTCTATCAGAAAGACCGTTGTGCGTATGCAGGTTATGCTGACGGATGTCGGCCGAAAACTTCGGTCGCGGTTCCGGAGCGAGGGTGACGATACGGAAGCCTCTCTGCGTGTAAAACCGGTTTATGAACTGGTTGAACGACTGGTTCAGATTCTATCCTCCAGTCCTGAAATACTTGCCGCCGAAACGCAATCATGTCGAAGGAAAGGGCTCGGAGTGACCTGTACCATTGGCAGCCCGGGAGAACTCGAAAACTCATTTCGGCATGTTATCGATTTCTTTCTCGATAAAAATCAGTACAGTAAATCAGGATCAGGGAATCCCGAAGGTGCCGATTCAAGAGGAGTCACTGAAGAACAGGATAGTGAAGTCAAGGCACGGAGCTTTCTTGACCGCAACCAGCCTGTTTTTCGTCTTTTCGATGAGATCGGTGAGGCCATCGAAATGCCGATGAGAATTGCTATCGAGAAGAGCGATGAAGCGTGCCGGAACATTCTCTTTATGGATACTAATGGTATTGCCGCAACTCCCGGCCAGATGGCGGCCCGTTTGATGATGCGTGCCTACTATAAAAATTACAGTGATTACGATATGGTGCTTTTTCCCATTCTCTATGGTACTGGAGTCGGAGAAGGGGGGCGGATTGATGTTTCACGTATCAGTCCTGAAGACGCAACCTTTCTTGTCGATGAACGGCAGAGCGGGTTGCGAAAGCTCGCGGGAAGCGCATTTGGCAGTTTTGGGGCGTTCATGGAAGAGCGGTGGCGCCGGAACGACATCATGTGGGGTCAGCTCGACGGTGCCGAGCGCATTATTGCAACCCTCATACCCGACAGGGAGGAGGCCGAAAAGTATATCGGAGAGATTCAGGCGGCAATTGTGCTCGATACCATTCAGGTGATGGGCAGGAACGAGGCAAAAGATCTGCTTGTAGAGACCTTCATGCGACCCGACAGTGGCAAGCCGGAACCCGAAAAGGTTTCAGCGTTCATTCGTACCCTGCAGAAATATGCAGGGCAAGCAGGCTGTCAGGGCACAGAAGTTTCTGACGTTCCCGAAGATCTGGATGAACGCGAGCTTCGCGATCACTATCTTAGAATATTTTCGGCGAACAACGGTCTCGAGCCTGAAAGGGCCCTGAAAAACGCCGCACGTGCCACCACCGTAACCGGAAAAATTCTCTCTGGTATTGCCGATCAGTACGGCATTGCGGATAAAAAGTATTTATCGGTCATAACGAGAGCCGGGACTTTTTTACTGTGGCTTGTCGAGGCGGCCGTTCCGCGAAGCATGACCAGCCTTGTTTTCAAACACTGGCTCAAGCTTCTCTATCTTTTCGAAGTACTGCTTCTTGCTGCAGGTTTTCTCTTTTTGAATGAGCATGTACAGCGTCTTGGTCTGACCATTGCGGGTGTTACCGCAGCACTGCATATCGCGTTTTTGTGGGTCAGGGATATAGTGCTTTCCAGAAAACGTGTTTCTATGGCACTTGGAAGCATTCTTGTCGTGCTTGTTCTTGTTCTGTTCGTTTCAGGTCTGGCGATTATTTTTGCCGTTACCGGCGCTTCTGGTGATCTTTGGAGCGTATTCGAGGCGCTGCACGATTGGTTCACCATAACAAAAAGCGCTTAG